From a single Clostridium isatidis genomic region:
- a CDS encoding metallophosphoesterase: protein MKSHGKLIVYGTVISYSLLVFIIGFILLKMIDAFFPLSPIVFWTIFIVLSLFSFLTIFTSKHFNIRFYNTSYKIGSYWLILMLYATAALPVIILIRFILGENKFEFFTYRNFYIYAIIIFFTLYAILALTGTFNASFSKIKNYEIIIDKYIKEPINIVMISDIHLGNIIRNKRLKKMVQTVNSLNPDIIAIAGDIVDSNITPFTERNMAEEFSHLKSKYGTYAVLGNHDLMTKSIDKIIKILSENKVTVLRDDAILIDNSFYIIGRDDITIKLYTKKNRKPLIDITKNLDNSKPLILIDHNPKDIKESYNANIDLQLSGHTHKGQISPLNFVTKRAFEIDYGHLQKNNFNVIVSSGYGTWGPPIRLGSKSEIVVIKLKGK from the coding sequence ATGAAGAGTCATGGAAAATTAATCGTTTATGGTACTGTAATATCATATTCTTTACTAGTTTTTATAATTGGATTCATATTATTAAAAATGATTGATGCCTTTTTTCCACTAAGCCCAATAGTATTTTGGACAATTTTTATAGTACTTTCTTTATTCTCCTTTTTGACTATATTTACAAGCAAACATTTTAACATAAGATTTTATAATACTTCCTATAAAATTGGCTCTTACTGGTTAATTTTAATGCTTTATGCTACAGCTGCCTTACCAGTTATTATTTTAATTAGATTTATCCTAGGTGAAAATAAATTTGAATTTTTTACTTATAGGAATTTTTATATATATGCAATAATAATATTTTTTACCTTGTATGCTATTTTAGCTTTAACAGGTACTTTTAATGCTAGTTTCTCTAAAATAAAAAATTATGAAATTATAATTGATAAATATATTAAAGAACCAATTAATATAGTCATGATTTCAGATATACATCTTGGTAATATTATCAGAAATAAAAGACTAAAAAAAATGGTCCAGACCGTAAACTCATTAAATCCTGATATTATTGCAATAGCTGGAGATATTGTAGATAGTAATATTACTCCCTTTACAGAAAGAAATATGGCAGAAGAATTTTCTCACTTAAAAAGCAAATATGGAACCTATGCAGTCCTTGGTAATCATGATTTAATGACAAAATCTATAGATAAAATAATAAAAATATTAAGTGAAAATAAAGTTACAGTACTAAGAGATGATGCTATACTTATAGATAATTCCTTTTATATTATTGGAAGAGATGATATTACAATTAAACTATATACTAAAAAAAATCGTAAGCCTTTAATAGATATTACTAAAAACCTTGATAATTCAAAGCCATTAATTTTGATTGATCACAATCCAAAAGATATCAAGGAAAGTTATAATGCAAATATTGATTTACAGCTCTCTGGGCACACCCACAAAGGGCAAATTTCACCATTAAATTTTGTAACTAAAAGAGCCTTTGAGATTGATTATGGTCATTTACAAAAAAATAACTTTAATGTAATTGTTTCCTCTGGATATGGAACTTGGGGACCTCCAATTAGACTTGGAAGTAAAAGCGAAATTGTTGTAATTAAATTAAAAGGAAAATAA
- a CDS encoding M3 family oligoendopeptidase, which translates to MGLDWSLKEIYESFKSKEFIDDLKKIDNGIEDLKVFSNSIYESSDRRKNLEDFINKLISLNLVITKIFNYANLTLSTDTKNSEGRKYLDIINSKQSDLAEPLTKIYKWIGSLDDIDEIINSSPLLKEHVFFIKEIVEKNKYILSEKEEAIIAKMRNTGSEAWLNYKDLLISTHKVDIELEGKDESLPLTVVLNMAYDKDPNIRKKAYEAEIESYKKIEEGIAAALNGIKGEVLTTSELRGYKSPLDMTLQESRMDEDILKAMLEAIKESLPVFRKYLRRKAELLGHKKGLPFYDLYAPVIDKEMRYTFEEGKKFVEKNFRLFSDDLADFAAKAFENNWIDVMPKEGKVGGAFCESIKDIEESRILLNYGGSFGDVVTMAHELGHGFHSECLKGESILNCDYPMTLAETASTFCEILVKKGAVKTASKEEVFAILEAEISDCTQVIVDIYSRFLFESEVFDKRRESSLAVEEIKDAMVRAQKEAYGDGLDNDYLHPYMWTWKPHYYYATANFYNFPYAFGNLFAKGLYAEYLKRGETFVEEYKNLLRITGKAKVEDVTKVMNIDVHDKNFWRNSLKLIEEDIDEFIKLSHQV; encoded by the coding sequence ATGGGATTAGATTGGAGTTTAAAAGAAATATACGAATCCTTTAAATCAAAAGAATTTATAGATGATTTAAAGAAAATTGATAATGGAATAGAGGATCTTAAAGTTTTTTCAAATAGTATTTATGAAAGTAGTGATAGAAGAAAAAATTTAGAAGATTTTATAAATAAGTTAATAAGTTTAAATTTAGTCATTACTAAAATATTTAACTATGCAAATCTTACTTTAAGTACAGATACAAAAAATTCTGAAGGAAGAAAATATTTAGATATAATCAATAGTAAGCAAAGCGATTTGGCTGAACCTCTAACTAAAATCTATAAATGGATAGGTTCTTTAGATGATATAGATGAAATCATAAATAGCTCTCCTTTATTAAAAGAACATGTATTTTTTATAAAAGAGATAGTGGAAAAAAATAAATATATATTAAGCGAAAAGGAAGAAGCTATCATTGCAAAGATGAGAAATACAGGTTCAGAAGCATGGCTTAACTATAAAGATTTACTAATATCAACTCATAAGGTTGATATAGAGCTTGAAGGAAAGGATGAATCTTTACCTTTAACTGTAGTATTAAATATGGCTTATGATAAGGATCCAAATATTAGAAAGAAGGCTTATGAAGCAGAAATTGAATCTTATAAAAAGATAGAAGAAGGTATTGCAGCTGCCTTAAATGGAATTAAGGGTGAGGTATTAACAACATCAGAACTGAGAGGATATAAGTCTCCTTTAGATATGACTTTACAAGAATCAAGAATGGATGAAGATATTTTAAAGGCTATGCTTGAAGCTATTAAAGAAAGTCTGCCTGTTTTTAGAAAGTATTTAAGGAGAAAGGCAGAATTATTAGGACATAAAAAGGGGCTTCCATTTTATGATTTATATGCTCCAGTAATAGATAAAGAAATGAGATATACTTTTGAGGAAGGAAAGAAATTTGTTGAAAAGAATTTTAGACTATTTAGTGACGACTTAGCAGACTTTGCAGCTAAGGCTTTTGAAAATAACTGGATAGATGTAATGCCTAAGGAAGGTAAGGTTGGAGGGGCTTTTTGCGAAAGCATTAAGGATATTGAAGAAAGCAGAATACTATTAAATTATGGAGGAAGTTTTGGGGATGTAGTTACAATGGCCCATGAATTAGGCCATGGTTTTCATAGTGAATGTTTAAAAGGTGAATCTATATTAAATTGTGATTATCCTATGACCTTGGCAGAAACTGCTTCAACTTTCTGTGAAATATTGGTAAAGAAAGGAGCAGTAAAAACTGCAAGCAAGGAAGAAGTCTTTGCAATTTTAGAAGCAGAAATTTCAGATTGTACTCAGGTTATTGTAGATATTTATTCAAGATTTTTATTTGAAAGTGAAGTTTTTGATAAGAGAAGGGAAAGTTCTCTCGCAGTAGAAGAAATAAAAGATGCTATGGTAAGAGCTCAAAAAGAGGCTTATGGAGATGGATTAGATAATGATTACTTACATCCATATATGTGGACTTGGAAGCCACATTATTACTATGCAACAGCTAACTTTTATAATTTCCCTTATGCTTTTGGTAATTTATTTGCTAAAGGGCTTTATGCAGAATATCTAAAAAGAGGAGAAACTTTTGTAGAAGAATATAAAAATTTATTAAGAATTACAGGTAAAGCAAAGGTAGAAGATGTAACTAAAGTTATGAATATAGACGTTCATGATAAAAACTTTTGGAGAAATTCTTTAAAATTAATAGAAGAGGACATAGACGAGTTTATAAAACTAAGTCACCAAGTCTAA
- a CDS encoding helix-turn-helix domain-containing protein: protein MDNGYESFESDFNIFNNKVSFLIESRNKEELINIVKKKHDSEIKDDVDKEHKKDDLIIWNALFSREVIRSGISKKFLHIVYNKFYREIKKSNSMLSLQKIELDMINEYFDLLINETEITENFVVNKILQSLYLNIEGQISLEKICEKLNISVGYASYCFKKLKGISIMQYLRKIKIERAKTLLLTSDKTILEISILLGFYDQSHFTRTFKKITGMSPKEYKNKSLLL from the coding sequence TTGGATAACGGTTATGAAAGTTTTGAATCTGATTTCAATATATTTAATAATAAAGTGTCATTTTTAATAGAGTCTAGAAATAAAGAAGAATTAATTAATATTGTAAAGAAGAAACATGATTCTGAGATTAAAGATGATGTTGATAAGGAGCATAAAAAAGATGATTTAATTATATGGAATGCCTTATTCTCAAGAGAGGTTATAAGAAGTGGAATAAGTAAAAAGTTTTTGCACATTGTTTATAATAAATTTTACAGAGAAATTAAAAAGAGTAATAGTATGTTATCATTACAGAAAATTGAATTAGATATGATAAATGAGTATTTTGATCTTCTAATAAATGAAACTGAAATTACCGAGAATTTTGTTGTAAATAAAATATTGCAGTCTTTATATTTAAATATTGAAGGGCAGATTTCTTTAGAAAAAATTTGTGAGAAGTTAAATATCTCAGTAGGATATGCTTCATATTGTTTTAAAAAGCTAAAAGGAATTTCAATAATGCAATATTTAAGAAAAATAAAGATAGAAAGGGCAAAGACTTTATTATTAACTAGTGATAAAACTATATTAGAAATAAGTATTTTATTAGGATTTTATGATCAAAGTCATTTTACTAGAACCTTTAAAAAGATAACAGGAATGTCACCGAAAGAATATAAAAATAAGAGTTTATTGTTATAA
- a CDS encoding helix-turn-helix domain-containing protein translates to MDVKKLKSLLKRSEGTKLDFKLKLSLQYESGKKELAKDICAIANSKGGRGYIIIGIEDKTRKIVGLSDNNLIEEEQIQQIISSRCEPPIPIQVDTCILEGKKICTITIFSGEQKPYQIRENGAFYVRRGSITDIMRKQELVEAFEENLDFFSETSLIPRSDISFLDDELLKRYFNKKNIDINSDNKEFLLESTGIIYKDKEEGKICCTLGGLLLFSKENSIFLPHNMIKIINKVNKDIDEVSIIQGNILEMVDKAEEIVKKILDEKYPVSAIIEGIKNAVLYRKYSAINRIIELHIGFNSILIVSPGTLIEENKSNRVNKITKRNMWLYEKLITLDNNKRFLNNGGGFTRIKKAFTGIGRVKFINSLEEDSFKIILPGAKIIYNNKLKTKK, encoded by the coding sequence TTGGATGTAAAGAAATTAAAATCACTTCTAAAAAGATCCGAGGGTACAAAATTAGATTTTAAACTTAAGTTATCTCTTCAATATGAAAGTGGAAAGAAGGAATTAGCAAAGGACATATGTGCAATTGCAAATTCAAAAGGAGGAAGAGGATATATAATAATAGGAATTGAAGATAAAACTAGAAAAATTGTTGGATTGTCTGATAATAATTTAATAGAAGAAGAGCAAATTCAACAAATAATATCATCAAGGTGCGAACCGCCAATTCCCATACAGGTAGATACTTGTATTTTAGAAGGTAAAAAAATTTGTACCATTACTATATTTTCAGGAGAGCAAAAACCTTATCAAATTAGAGAAAATGGAGCATTCTATGTAAGACGCGGTTCTATAACAGATATTATGAGAAAGCAAGAATTGGTAGAAGCTTTTGAAGAAAATTTAGATTTTTTTAGTGAAACTTCATTAATACCTAGAAGCGATATATCTTTTTTAGATGATGAGCTTTTGAAAAGGTATTTTAATAAGAAAAATATAGATATTAATAGTGATAATAAAGAATTTTTACTTGAAAGTACTGGAATAATATATAAGGATAAAGAGGAAGGAAAGATATGTTGTACTTTAGGTGGCTTATTACTATTTTCCAAGGAGAATAGTATTTTTCTTCCCCATAATATGATAAAGATAATTAATAAGGTAAATAAAGATATAGATGAAGTAAGTATAATTCAAGGGAATATTTTAGAAATGGTAGATAAAGCAGAAGAGATAGTAAAAAAAATACTAGATGAAAAATATCCTGTTTCTGCAATTATTGAGGGAATAAAAAATGCTGTTTTGTATAGAAAGTATTCTGCGATAAATAGAATAATCGAACTTCATATTGGATTTAATTCAATTTTAATAGTTAGTCCTGGTACTTTAATTGAAGAAAATAAATCCAATAGAGTTAATAAGATAACTAAAAGAAATATGTGGCTTTATGAAAAATTAATAACTTTAGATAATAATAAAAGATTTTTAAATAATGGAGGAGGCTTTACAAGAATTAAAAAGGCCTTTACAGGTATAGGCAGGGTAAAATTTATTAATTCCTTAGAAGAGGATAGTTTTAAAATAATTTTGCCTGGTGCAAAGATAATATATAATAATAAGTTAAAAACTAAAAAATAG
- a CDS encoding DUF3783 domain-containing protein, with protein sequence MSFEQIDIKDREVKDGRSCIILCNFNNKEIKTIGNLSAMIGIRDKIILNHKNGNSIIKDILEGKISNDCEDGLKNKAIIFNNIPGAKISVFIENLKKFRVNNVLKATVTETSKEWTVNTVLKNLVAERVALSKGIDFEHEEN encoded by the coding sequence ATGTCATTTGAGCAAATAGATATAAAAGATAGAGAAGTAAAGGATGGTAGAAGCTGTATAATACTTTGTAACTTTAATAATAAAGAAATAAAAACTATTGGAAATTTATCAGCTATGATTGGTATTAGAGATAAAATAATATTAAATCATAAAAATGGAAATTCTATAATAAAAGATATTTTAGAAGGAAAAATTTCTAATGATTGTGAAGATGGCTTAAAAAATAAGGCTATCATATTTAATAATATACCAGGAGCTAAAATATCAGTTTTTATTGAAAATTTAAAGAAATTTAGAGTTAATAATGTATTAAAGGCAACTGTCACAGAAACTTCGAAAGAATGGACTGTTAATACAGTACTTAAAAACCTTGTTGCAGAAAGAGTTGCTTTAAGTAAGGGAATAGATTTTGAACACGAAGAGAATTAA
- a CDS encoding permease: protein MLINLDKIIITFINMILEGLPFLLIGSIVSAAIQLFVTEEMIEKVLPQNNIISLLIASTIGILMPICECAIIPVTKSLIRKNVPIKIAITFMLSVPILNPIVIMSTYYAFNDMKIVLIRFIGGIILSIIIGVLVDLLVSKNKDIVNRKTEYSDLCECGCLTIDYFTRKSKIRICLEHSIREFLNILKYYIYASFLSSIFICLIDENMLIKIGKGKFISIIIMMLMAFLFSLCSEADAFVAKEFLKHFNIPAISAFLILGPMMDLKNAVIISSYFKKEFTIKLIGAIIICILSFSLLLSAIM, encoded by the coding sequence ATGCTAATTAATTTGGATAAAATAATTATAACTTTTATAAATATGATTTTAGAAGGCTTACCCTTTCTTTTAATAGGTTCAATAGTTTCAGCTGCAATTCAATTATTTGTTACTGAAGAAATGATAGAAAAAGTATTACCCCAAAATAATATTATTTCTTTATTAATAGCCTCTACAATAGGGATACTTATGCCTATATGTGAATGTGCTATTATTCCTGTCACTAAAAGTCTTATAAGAAAGAACGTTCCAATTAAAATAGCAATAACTTTTATGCTATCTGTTCCTATACTAAATCCTATTGTAATAATGTCAACCTATTATGCCTTCAATGATATGAAAATTGTATTAATAAGATTTATAGGAGGAATAATACTATCAATTATAATCGGGGTTCTAGTAGACCTTTTAGTAAGTAAAAATAAGGATATTGTAAATAGAAAGACAGAATATAGTGATTTATGCGAATGTGGATGCTTAACAATTGATTATTTTACAAGAAAATCAAAGATTAGGATATGCTTAGAGCATTCTATTAGAGAGTTTTTAAACATATTAAAATATTATATTTATGCTTCATTTTTATCTAGTATTTTTATTTGTTTAATTGATGAAAATATGCTTATTAAAATAGGAAAAGGGAAGTTTATCTCTATAATAATAATGATGTTAATGGCATTTTTATTTTCCCTTTGTTCAGAAGCAGATGCCTTTGTTGCAAAGGAATTTTTGAAACATTTTAATATTCCTGCAATTTCAGCTTTCTTAATATTAGGACCAATGATGGATTTAAAAAATGCTGTTATTATAAGTTCATATTTTAAAAAAGAATTTACTATTAAATTAATTGGTGCTATTATTATTTGCATTTTAAGTTTTTCATTATTGCTGAGCGCAATAATGTAG
- a CDS encoding GTP-binding protein — protein MKCKLEIVTGFLGSGKTTFINSYIKTDICRNERLLIILLEMGNKKVDSSVKSIYLKEIDELKDIIIKNNKNNVYNRIIIEVNGTMPLIKIGNLLRDKNIKKKINFYGNYFLGNCENLDVYIRNMGELIIPFLQSSKLILLNNINKIDKERKKTLIKTVENINLTAPILLIDSIERLDEDLQLNKYFKHAFIDKLFNKYIKKGVSNAN, from the coding sequence ATGAAGTGTAAATTAGAAATTGTAACGGGATTTTTAGGTTCAGGTAAAACTACTTTTATAAATTCATATATAAAAACTGATATATGTAGAAATGAAAGATTATTAATTATTTTATTAGAAATGGGGAATAAAAAGGTAGATAGCAGTGTTAAATCAATTTATCTTAAGGAAATAGATGAATTAAAAGACATAATAATAAAAAATAATAAAAATAATGTTTATAATAGAATTATTATTGAAGTGAATGGAACAATGCCTTTAATTAAGATTGGTAATTTGTTAAGAGATAAAAATATTAAAAAGAAAATTAATTTCTATGGAAATTATTTCCTGGGGAATTGTGAAAATTTAGATGTATATATAAGAAATATGGGTGAGCTAATTATACCATTTCTTCAAAGCAGCAAATTAATATTACTTAATAATATTAATAAAATAGATAAAGAAAGAAAAAAAACATTAATTAAAACAGTTGAGAATATAAATTTAACCGCACCTATTTTACTTATAGATAGCATTGAAAGATTAGATGAAGATTTACAACTTAATAAATATTTTAAACATGCTTTTATAGATAAGTTGTTTAATAAATATATAAAAAAGGGGGTAAGCAATGCTAATTAA
- a CDS encoding GTP-binding protein: MKVKADIYSGFLGAGKTFLMKKLINEGVYENNIVIIENEFGEVSIDGEILKEANIEVKEINSGCICCEVTGDFKEGILEVINKYNPSRILIEPSGVAKLTDILKIFKDQRISEEIKVENVITVIDPEKFNIYIENFKAFYEDQIRNAKKIVLSRTQKIDQRELNEVIEKIKKINSRAVILSEPWNNLKGEELLENNPIKKFIIKESKFSKGVFNIHNPSDKKANEVFETVAIYPKSELSKNELISKFNFISKSKGYGDILRAKGIVKLIDGTSGQFDFVKDEFVIREITGNDKNVISIIGLKLNKEELGKLFK; encoded by the coding sequence ATGAAGGTAAAAGCAGATATATACTCGGGTTTTCTTGGAGCAGGTAAAACTTTTTTAATGAAAAAATTAATAAATGAAGGTGTGTATGAAAATAATATTGTAATAATAGAGAATGAATTTGGTGAAGTTAGTATTGATGGAGAAATTTTAAAGGAAGCTAATATAGAAGTTAAAGAAATAAATTCAGGCTGCATTTGTTGCGAGGTTACAGGGGATTTTAAAGAAGGAATATTAGAGGTAATTAATAAATATAATCCAAGTAGAATTCTTATTGAGCCATCGGGAGTAGCTAAGCTGACTGATATTTTAAAAATATTCAAAGATCAAAGAATTTCAGAAGAGATAAAGGTAGAAAATGTAATTACTGTTATTGACCCTGAAAAATTTAATATTTATATAGAAAACTTTAAAGCTTTTTATGAGGATCAAATTAGGAATGCTAAAAAAATAGTTTTAAGTAGAACACAAAAAATCGATCAGAGAGAGCTTAATGAAGTAATTGAAAAAATTAAAAAGATAAATAGTAGAGCTGTAATTTTATCAGAGCCATGGAATAATTTAAAGGGAGAGGAGCTTTTAGAGAATAATCCGATAAAGAAGTTTATCATAAAAGAAAGTAAATTTTCTAAAGGAGTATTTAATATTCATAATCCTAGTGATAAAAAAGCAAATGAAGTATTTGAAACAGTAGCCATTTACCCTAAATCAGAATTATCTAAAAATGAGCTTATTTCTAAGTTTAATTTTATTTCTAAATCAAAGGGCTATGGTGATATCTTAAGAGCAAAGGGAATAGTAAAATTAATTGATGGTACAAGCGGTCAATTTGATTTTGTAAAAGATGAATTTGTAATAAGAGAAATAACTGGAAATGATAAAAATGTAATTTCTATTATTGGCCTAAAACTTAATAAAGAAGAACTTGGAAAGCTTTTTAAATGA
- a CDS encoding DUF975 family protein produces the protein MLLAVLTVLVFSIITNTSHFIEIGNKISIFFSSNDYFKSIFFDRSLTDKILLKLVSLDLLLGGLLNTGLCKFLLNYSKSNIETKCLKESKKMMESNKFDFFILDLSFIGWDILSLLTFGIAGLFIAPYKKLTETHFYLALKDSYY, from the coding sequence ATGCTTTTAGCTGTATTAACAGTGCTAGTGTTTTCTATAATAACTAATACATCTCATTTCATTGAAATAGGCAATAAAATAAGTATATTTTTCTCTTCTAATGATTACTTTAAAAGTATTTTCTTCGATAGATCATTGACTGATAAAATTTTATTAAAACTAGTATCTTTAGATCTACTTTTAGGCGGCTTATTAAATACAGGTCTATGTAAATTTTTGTTGAATTATTCTAAGTCTAATATAGAAACAAAGTGTTTAAAAGAAAGTAAAAAAATGATGGAAAGTAATAAATTTGATTTTTTTATTCTTGATCTAAGTTTTATTGGATGGGACATACTTTCATTATTAACCTTTGGAATAGCTGGATTATTTATAGCCCCTTATAAAAAATTGACAGAAACACATTTTTATTTAGCTTTAAAAGATAGTTATTATTAG
- the deoC gene encoding deoxyribose-phosphate aldolase — MDNKQLAKMIDHTLLKADATTEAIEKLCKEALEYNFASVCVNPANVSKASSILKGSDVKVCTVIGFPLGATTPEVKAFETEDAIRNGAQEVDMVINIGKLKDKDFDFVKKDIEAVVNAAKGKALTKVIIETCLLTDEEKATACKLAKEAGADFVKTSTGFSTGGATKEDIKLMRETVGPELGVKASGGVRTREDALVMIENGATRIGASSGIAICEGTKSNSDY, encoded by the coding sequence ATGGATAATAAACAATTAGCTAAGATGATAGACCATACATTATTAAAGGCTGATGCAACTACTGAGGCAATAGAAAAGCTTTGCAAGGAAGCTTTAGAATACAATTTTGCATCAGTATGCGTTAATCCAGCAAATGTATCAAAAGCCTCATCAATACTAAAGGGTAGTGATGTAAAAGTTTGTACAGTAATTGGTTTTCCTTTAGGAGCAACAACACCTGAGGTTAAGGCCTTTGAAACAGAAGATGCAATTAGAAATGGTGCCCAAGAAGTTGATATGGTAATCAATATTGGTAAGTTAAAGGATAAAGATTTTGACTTTGTAAAGAAAGACATTGAAGCAGTTGTTAATGCTGCAAAAGGAAAGGCTTTAACAAAGGTTATAATAGAAACTTGTTTATTAACTGATGAGGAAAAAGCAACCGCTTGCAAATTAGCTAAAGAAGCAGGGGCTGACTTTGTAAAAACTTCAACAGGATTTAGTACTGGTGGAGCAACAAAGGAAGATATTAAACTAATGAGAGAGACAGTTGGTCCTGAATTAGGTGTTAAAGCTTCTGGTGGAGTAAGAACAAGGGAAGATGCCTTAGTTATGATAGAAAATGGAGCAACAAGAATAGGGGCTTCTTCAGGAATTGCAATTTGTGAAGGAACAAAATCAAATAGTGATTATTAA
- a CDS encoding DNA polymerase IV, whose amino-acid sequence MERIILHVDMDAFFASVEQLDNRNLRGKPVIVGGTSSRGVVATCSYEARKYGVHSAMPMFMAQKLCPHGIYVPARFSRYREISNKVFDILRDVTNIIEPVSIDEAYLDITNSRFNNGLVAAKHIKSRVLKEIGLTISVGISYNKFLAKLASDWNKPNGIMVIDKEMIPDILLPLKISKIHGIGKKSVERLNNIGIFYVKDLYEMPIDLYTEYFGKYGVEIYDRIRGIDSREVKENRDRKSYGKERTLSSDTQSKEELLQYIDNFSKEISENLKRKNIKGRTITLKYKTYNFINHTRSRTLTYYTNSYKDIYNTCKEILEEENINVGIRLIGVTISSFKEDKIEQLSLF is encoded by the coding sequence ATGGAAAGAATAATATTACATGTAGATATGGATGCTTTCTTTGCATCTGTTGAACAGTTAGATAATAGGAATTTAAGGGGTAAACCCGTTATAGTCGGAGGTACTAGTTCCAGGGGAGTTGTAGCAACTTGTTCCTATGAAGCAAGAAAATATGGCGTTCATTCAGCAATGCCGATGTTCATGGCACAAAAACTATGTCCTCACGGGATATATGTACCTGCTAGATTTTCAAGATATAGAGAAATATCTAATAAAGTATTTGATATATTAAGAGATGTTACAAATATTATTGAACCTGTATCGATTGATGAAGCTTATTTAGACATTACTAATAGCAGATTTAATAATGGATTAGTGGCAGCTAAACACATTAAGAGCAGGGTATTAAAAGAAATTGGTTTAACAATTTCAGTAGGAATATCTTATAATAAATTTCTAGCAAAGTTAGCTTCAGACTGGAATAAACCTAATGGTATTATGGTTATTGATAAAGAAATGATACCAGATATACTTCTGCCGTTGAAAATATCAAAAATTCATGGTATTGGAAAAAAATCTGTTGAAAGATTAAATAATATAGGTATATTTTATGTAAAGGATTTATATGAAATGCCTATTGATTTATATACTGAATACTTTGGAAAATATGGTGTAGAAATTTATGATAGAATAAGAGGTATAGATAGTAGGGAAGTTAAAGAAAATAGAGATAGAAAGTCCTATGGAAAGGAAAGAACATTAAGTTCAGATACTCAAAGTAAGGAAGAACTTTTACAATATATTGACAACTTCTCAAAGGAAATAAGTGAAAATTTAAAAAGAAAAAATATAAAGGGAAGAACCATTACTTTAAAATACAAGACTTATAATTTCATCAATCATACAAGAAGCAGAACATTAACTTATTATACAAACAGCTATAAGGACATATATAATACTTGCAAGGAAATATTAGAGGAAGAAAATATAAATGTAGGTATTAGGCTTATTGGAGTAACCATATCTTCTTTTAAAGAAGATAAAATAGAGCAGCTTAGTTTATTTTAA